One segment of Triticum aestivum cultivar Chinese Spring chromosome 2A, IWGSC CS RefSeq v2.1, whole genome shotgun sequence DNA contains the following:
- the LOC123190795 gene encoding uncharacterized protein isoform X1: protein MVGGSEVGKKNIMPSAYTGGRRYMYENFQDAIAVSRVHGSPDVFTTFTCNPKWEEILDSVEPGQTAAYRADIAVRVYHMKLAQYLHRIKKGNAFGPVVAVLHTIEFQNRGLPHAHILVWQKKEDDRVVTPALINSYISAEIPDPVQDPLGYALVAEFMMHGPCGIDGPKCPCMKKGFCSKKFPKSFQDETSIDESGFPLYRRPNNGRFVMKNNVRLDNRHVVPYNMLILKKWQAHINVEWCNKTYVIKYLYKYVTKGPDKSKTLFENIRRDGDQDVDEIKEYRECRYIVDYDSFWRVYGYDIHGKTPSVERLPVHLLNMHIVRFRAHTALNSVINDAWLQKTMLTEWFVANNLYPAARSLTYCDFPTRWSWIAEDKRWKPRTRSDRIGRIYSVHPACGELFYFRMLLMIVKGARCYEDVRTYNGIVYSTFREACGARGLLGDDMEWYSAFDEAVKWGMGNQLRQLFVTMILHCAVNDEALFFEKYEDYLSDDIRYKIQQSRNNFTYVVPPVSLRDMLLDELTAIFAKNSACILDHKLPLKSTCHDTSVQTDMLADALDVDVVDLLKKAEVMYNRLNKDQLHAYSAIIDRIKSGKPGFFFVSGYGGTGKTFLWNALDAYLRGSKRVVLSVASSGVAALLLPAGRTAHSRFKIPIDLPEHGTCEIKRSTMLSTLIESADLIIWDEALMSHRKCFEALDRSFRDVLSANDPNLAKIPFGGKVVVLGGDLRQILPVIEGGSRAQILAAAITNSPL, encoded by the exons ATGGTTGGTGGCTCAGAGGTTGGGAAGAAGAATATTATGCCTTCGGCTTACACTGGTGGTCGTCGATACATGTATGAAAATTTCCAAGATGCTATTGCTGTCTCGCGGGTTCATGGGTCGCCGGATGTCTTCACAACTTTCACGTGTAACCCAAAGTGGGAAGAAATCCTTGATTCTGTTGAGCCTGGCCAAACAGCGGCATATAGGGCTGACATTGCTGTTAGGGTGTACCACATGAAACTTGCTCAGTATCTTCATCGGATTAAGaaaggaaatgcctttggtcctgtTGTTGCTG TCCTGCACACTATTGAGTTTCAGAATAGGGGGTTGCCGCACGCGCACATCCTTGTTTGGCAAAAGAAGGAGGACGATAGGGTTGTAACACCGGCTCTTATAAATTCTTATATCTCGGCTGAGATCCCTGATCCTGTACAGGATCCTTTGGGATATGCCCTTGTCGCTGAGTTCATGATGCATGGCCCTTGTGGCATTGATGGCCCAAAATGCCCTTGCATGAAAAAAGGGTTTTGCTCAAAAAAATTCCCAAAATCATTTCAGGATGAAACTTCTATCGATGAGAGTGGGTTTCCATTATATAGGCGTCCTAACAATGGTCGTTTCGTGATGAAGAACAATGTCAGGCTTGATAATAGACATGTGGTTCCATATAACATGCTTATATTAAAAAAGTGGCAGGCACATATTAATGTTGAATGGTGTAATAAAACATATGTTATCAAGTACCTATATAAATATGTTACTAAAGGGCCAGACAAATCAAAAACTCTGTTTGAGAATATTAGACGTGACGGCGACCAGGATGTTGATGAGATTAAAGAGTATAGAGAGTGCCGTTACATAGTTGATTATGATTCTTTTTGGAGGGTTTACGGCTATGATATACATGGTAAAACACCATCTGTTGAGAGATTACCTGTCCATCTCCTGAACATGCATATTGTGCGCTTTCGTGCACATACTGCTCTGAATTCAGTGATTAATGATGCCTGGCTGCAAAAAACAATGCTAACGGAATGGTTTGTAGCGAACAACCTTTATCCTGCGGCTAGATCCTTAACTTACTGTGATTTCCCTACTAGGTGGTCATGGATAGCTGAGGACAAAAGATGGAAACCTAGGACAAGAAGCGATAGAATTGGTAGGATATACTCTGTGCATCCGGCGTGCGGAGAACTTTTTTATTTTAGAATGTTGCTTATGATTGTGAAAGGAGCGAGATGCTACGAGGATGTCAGGACTTACAATGGCATTGTATACTCGACGTTCAGAGAAGCATGTGGGGCGAGAGGGTTACTTGGCGATGACATGGAGTGGTATAGTGCTTTTGACGAAGCTGTCAAATGGGGTATGGGGAACCAATTACGCCAGTTATTTGTTACTATGATTCTTCACTGTGCTGTTAATGATGAAGCTCTCTTCTTTGAAAAATATGAGGATTACTTGTCTGATGACATTCGGTATAAAATTCAGCAGTCTAGAAATAATTTTACATATGTTGTTCCTCCTGTTTCATTAAGAGACATGCTGCTTGATGAATTGACTGCTATATTTGCTAAGAATAGTGCATGCATCCTAGATCACAAATTGCCCTTGAAATCTACATGCCATGATACTTCTGTGCAAACTGATATGCTTGCTGATGCACTGGATGTTGATGTTGTTGATCTTCTAAAAAAGGCAGAGGTAATGTATAATAGATTGAATAAAGACCAGTTGCATGCTTACTCTGCTATAATTGATCGCATTAAGTCTGGGAAACCTGGTTTCTTCTTTGTCTCTGGGTATGGTGGTACTGGGAAAACATTCCTCTGGAATGCGCTGGATGCTTATCTTAGAGGTAGTAAGAGAGTGGTGTTGTCGGTTGCATCCTCGGGGGTTGCTGCCTTGCTTTTGCCTGCTGGCAGAACAGCCCATTCTAGGTTCAAAATACCTATTGATCTACCTGAACATGGCACCTGTGAAATTAAACGGTCTACCATGCTCTCCACTCTAATTGAATCGGCTGATCTTATTATATGGGATGAGGCACTGATGTCCCATCGGAAATGCTTTGAGGCCCTAGACCGATCATTTCGTGATGTACTGTCGGCTAACGATCCTAATTTAGCTAAAATTCCTTTTGGCGGCAAGGTTGTTGTGTTGGGTGGAGATCTTAGACAAATATTACCTGTCATTGAGGGCGGGTCTCGAGCGCAGATTCTTGCTGCTGCAATCACTAATTCTCCTCTCTGA
- the LOC123186360 gene encoding uncharacterized protein: protein MDGQKIPGSVRLACGWVLLSACAMGLVHYTLSCSQAMTCKCDALTDTKAACFSALWIGTLCCAGSQATAAALALLLPRRPRWIIRELANFSVAVAGAGYCMFHGAIYILHPGVYFALASIMFMLGDIICGMTLYLVGFVLLLLKSMAARLSDVLLHGEPPKHRDAFSSPISASPSSSTWSWRQEEEEQEGEDAGD, encoded by the exons ATGGACGGCCAGAAGATCCCAGGTTCTGTCAGGCTGGCCTGCGGATGGGTGCTCCTCAGCGCCTGCGCCATGGGCTTGGTCCACTACACCCTCTCCTGCAGCCAG GCCATGACCTGCAAGTGCGATGCGCTGACGGACACCAAGGCCGCCTGCTTCAGCGCCCTCTGGATCGGGACTCTGTGCTGCGCTGGATCCCAGGCTACCGCGGCGGCGCTGGCGCTGCTGCTCCCACGCCGCCCCCGCTGGATCATCCGTGAACTGGCCAACTTCTCGGTCGCGGTCGCCGGCGCCGGCTACTGCATGTTCCACGGCGCCATCTACATCCTCCACCCAGGAGTCTACTTCGCACTGGCCTCGATCATGTTCATGCTGGGCGACATCATCTGCGGCATGACTCTCTACCTGGTAG GGTTTGTTCTGCTGCTCCTGAAATCGATGGCGGCCCGCCTCTCCgacgtcctcctccacggcgagCCGCCCAAGCACCGTGATGCATTTTCTTCCCCCATCAGCGCTTCACCAAGTAGCAGCACATGGAGTTGGAGGCAAGAAGAGGAGGAGCAAGAAGGGGAGGACGCGGGCGACTAG